A genome region from Streptomyces sp. NBC_01296 includes the following:
- the kdpA gene encoding potassium-transporting ATPase subunit KdpA: MSPVLAGVLQLLALMAALALAYRPLGDYMARVYSSEKHYRPEKWIYKAIGANPSAEMRWPAYLRGVLAFSAVSVLFLYALQRAQGILPGSLGFSAIDPDQAFNTAASFVSNTNWQSYYGEQAMGHVVQTGGLAVQNFVSAAVGMAVAVALVRGFARSRTGELGNFWSDLVRGTLRILLPIAVIGAIVLVACGAIQNFAGIHEVGQFLGGTQQWNGGAVASQEAIKELGTNGGGYFNANSAHPFENPTPFSNLFEIFLILVIPFALTRTFGRMVGNLRQGYAILATMATIWLGFTALMMWTEFAHHGPAFEVAGGAMEGKETRFGIGASAIFSVATTLTSTGAVNSFHSSFTGLGGGIQLLGMQLGEIAPGGVGSGLYGMLIMAIIAVFIAGLMVGRTPEYLGKKISTREIKLAACYILITPALVLCFTAAAMALPTPPHSMLNSGAHGFSEVLYAYTSGANNNGSAFAGLNADTQWFNSTIGIAMLLGRFLPMVFVLALAGSLAEQKPVPETAGTLRTDKPLYTGLLVGTILIITGLTYFPALALGPLAEGLAS; the protein is encoded by the coding sequence ATGAGTCCCGTTCTCGCTGGTGTGCTCCAGCTCCTCGCACTGATGGCCGCGCTCGCGCTGGCCTACCGCCCCCTGGGCGACTACATGGCCCGCGTCTACTCCTCCGAGAAGCACTACCGCCCGGAGAAGTGGATCTACAAGGCCATCGGCGCCAACCCCTCGGCCGAGATGCGCTGGCCCGCGTACCTGCGCGGCGTCCTCGCCTTCTCCGCCGTGAGCGTCCTCTTCCTCTACGCCCTGCAGCGGGCCCAGGGGATCCTGCCCGGCTCGCTCGGCTTCTCCGCGATCGACCCGGACCAGGCCTTCAACACCGCCGCCTCCTTCGTGTCGAACACCAACTGGCAGTCGTACTACGGCGAGCAGGCCATGGGCCACGTCGTACAGACCGGCGGCCTCGCGGTGCAGAACTTCGTCTCGGCCGCGGTCGGCATGGCCGTCGCCGTGGCCCTCGTACGGGGCTTCGCCCGCTCCCGCACCGGCGAACTCGGCAACTTCTGGTCCGACCTGGTCCGCGGCACCCTCCGCATCCTCCTGCCGATCGCCGTGATCGGCGCGATCGTCCTGGTCGCCTGCGGCGCGATCCAGAACTTCGCCGGCATCCACGAGGTCGGCCAGTTCCTGGGCGGCACCCAGCAGTGGAACGGCGGCGCGGTCGCCTCGCAGGAGGCCATCAAGGAGCTGGGCACCAACGGCGGCGGCTACTTCAACGCCAACTCCGCCCACCCCTTCGAGAATCCCACCCCGTTCTCGAACCTCTTCGAGATCTTCTTGATCCTCGTCATCCCCTTCGCCCTGACCCGGACCTTCGGCCGCATGGTCGGCAACCTGCGCCAGGGCTACGCGATCCTCGCGACGATGGCCACGATCTGGCTCGGCTTCACCGCGCTGATGATGTGGACCGAGTTCGCCCACCACGGCCCGGCCTTCGAGGTCGCCGGCGGGGCGATGGAGGGCAAGGAGACCCGCTTCGGCATCGGCGCCTCCGCGATCTTCTCGGTCGCCACCACGCTCACCTCGACCGGTGCGGTCAACTCCTTCCACTCCTCCTTCACCGGTCTCGGCGGCGGCATCCAGCTGCTGGGCATGCAGCTCGGCGAGATCGCGCCCGGCGGCGTCGGCTCCGGCCTCTACGGCATGCTGATCATGGCGATCATCGCCGTGTTCATCGCCGGCCTGATGGTCGGCCGCACCCCCGAGTACCTGGGCAAGAAGATCAGCACCCGCGAGATCAAACTCGCCGCCTGCTACATCCTCATCACCCCCGCCCTGGTGCTCTGCTTCACCGCCGCGGCCATGGCCCTGCCCACCCCGCCCCACTCGATGCTGAACTCCGGCGCACACGGGTTCTCCGAGGTTCTCTACGCCTACACCTCGGGCGCCAACAACAACGGCTCCGCGTTCGCGGGCCTGAACGCCGACACCCAGTGGTTCAACAGCACCATCGGCATCGCCATGCTGCTGGGCCGTTTCCTGCCCATGGTGTTCGTCCTCGCGCTGGCCGGCTCGCTCGCCGAGCAGAAGCCCGTCCCCGAGACCGCCGGCACCCTGCGCACCGACAAGCCGCTCTACACCGGCCTGCTCGTCGGCACGATCCTCATCATCACCGGACTCACCTACTTCCCGGCCCTGGCGCTGGGTCCGCTCGCCGAAGGGCTCGCATCATGA
- the kdpB gene encoding potassium-transporting ATPase subunit KdpB, translating into MSTATPTRAPHQDVPTGHKPGAGRVGGGLFDPKQLLKSFPDAVRKLDPRIMIKSPVMFVVLIGSVVTTVLALKDPTDWFGWAITAWLWLTTIFANLAEAVAEGRGKAQADTLRKAKTDSVARRLTKDGKGEEQVPGTELKIGDLVVCEAGDVIPGDGDVVEGVASVDESAITGESAPVIRESGGDRSAVTGGTKVLSDRIVVKIMTKPGETFIDRMIALVEGAARQKTPNEIALNILLASLTIVFLLAVVTLQPFAIYAGAKQSMIVLTALLVCLIPTTIGALLSAIGIAGMDRLVQRNVLAMSGRAVEAAGDVSTLLLDKTGTITLGNRQASEFVPVKGTTEAELADAAQLSSLADETPEGRSIVVLAKEKYGLRERHQGELAHADWIAFTAQTRMSGVDVDGKQTRKGAAGSVITWVKEQGGEVSDDADLLANKISEAGGTPLLVAVEDEKGARILGVIHLKDVVKEGMRERFDELRRMGIKTVMITGDNPLTAKAIAEEAGVDDFLAEATPEDKMALIKREQAGGKLVAMTGDGTNDAPALAQADVGVAMNTGTSAAKEAGNMVDLDSNPTKLIEIVEIGKQLLITRGALTTFSIANDVAKYFAIIPAMFAVVYPGLDKLNIMGLSSPESAILSAVIFNALIIIALVPLALKGVQYKPTSADKMLRRNLGLYGVGGLIAPFIGIKIIDMLISLIPGIG; encoded by the coding sequence ATGAGCACCGCCACACCCACCAGGGCTCCGCACCAGGACGTGCCCACCGGCCACAAGCCGGGCGCCGGACGCGTGGGCGGCGGCCTGTTCGACCCGAAGCAGCTGCTGAAGTCCTTCCCTGACGCGGTGCGCAAGCTCGACCCCCGGATCATGATCAAGTCTCCGGTCATGTTCGTGGTCCTGATCGGCTCGGTGGTCACCACCGTCCTCGCGCTGAAGGACCCGACGGACTGGTTCGGCTGGGCCATCACCGCCTGGCTGTGGCTCACCACGATCTTCGCCAACCTCGCCGAAGCCGTCGCCGAGGGCCGCGGCAAGGCCCAGGCCGACACCCTGCGCAAGGCCAAGACCGACTCCGTCGCCCGCCGCCTGACCAAGGACGGCAAGGGCGAGGAGCAGGTCCCGGGCACCGAGCTGAAGATCGGCGACCTGGTGGTCTGCGAGGCCGGGGACGTCATCCCCGGCGACGGTGACGTGGTCGAGGGCGTCGCGTCGGTCGACGAGTCCGCCATCACGGGCGAGTCCGCCCCGGTGATCCGGGAGTCGGGCGGCGACCGCTCGGCGGTCACCGGCGGCACCAAGGTCCTCTCCGACCGGATCGTCGTCAAGATCATGACGAAGCCCGGCGAGACCTTCATCGACCGCATGATCGCCCTGGTCGAGGGCGCTGCGCGGCAGAAGACGCCGAACGAGATCGCGCTGAACATCCTGCTCGCCTCGCTGACGATCGTCTTCCTGCTCGCGGTCGTCACCCTGCAGCCCTTCGCGATCTATGCGGGGGCCAAGCAGTCGATGATCGTGCTCACGGCACTGCTGGTCTGCCTGATCCCGACCACCATCGGCGCCCTGCTCTCCGCGATCGGCATCGCGGGCATGGACCGCCTGGTCCAGCGCAACGTCCTCGCCATGTCCGGCCGAGCCGTCGAGGCCGCGGGTGACGTCTCGACCCTGCTGCTCGACAAGACGGGCACGATCACCCTCGGCAACCGCCAGGCGTCGGAGTTCGTACCCGTCAAGGGCACGACCGAGGCCGAGCTGGCGGACGCCGCCCAGCTGTCGTCCCTCGCGGACGAGACGCCCGAGGGCCGTTCCATCGTCGTCCTGGCGAAGGAGAAGTACGGGCTGCGCGAGCGTCACCAGGGCGAGCTGGCGCACGCCGACTGGATCGCCTTCACGGCCCAGACCCGTATGTCGGGTGTGGACGTGGACGGCAAGCAGACCCGCAAGGGCGCGGCCGGCTCGGTCATCACCTGGGTCAAGGAGCAGGGCGGCGAGGTCTCCGACGACGCCGACCTCCTCGCAAACAAGATCTCGGAAGCCGGCGGTACCCCGCTGCTCGTCGCCGTCGAGGACGAGAAGGGCGCCCGGATCCTGGGCGTCATCCACCTCAAGGACGTCGTCAAGGAGGGCATGCGGGAGCGGTTCGACGAGCTGCGCCGCATGGGCATCAAGACCGTGATGATCACGGGTGACAACCCGCTGACGGCCAAGGCGATCGCGGAGGAGGCGGGTGTCGACGACTTCCTCGCGGAGGCCACTCCCGAGGACAAGATGGCCCTCATCAAGCGGGAGCAGGCCGGCGGCAAGCTCGTCGCGATGACCGGCGACGGCACCAACGATGCCCCCGCGCTCGCGCAGGCGGACGTGGGCGTGGCGATGAACACCGGTACCTCGGCCGCCAAGGAGGCCGGGAACATGGTGGACCTGGACTCCAACCCCACCAAGCTCATCGAAATCGTTGAGATCGGCAAGCAGCTGCTGATCACGCGTGGTGCCCTGACCACGTTCTCCATCGCCAACGACGTCGCCAAGTACTTCGCGATCATCCCCGCGATGTTCGCCGTGGTCTACCCCGGCCTGGACAAGCTCAACATCATGGGCCTCTCCTCGCCCGAGTCGGCGATCCTCTCCGCCGTCATCTTCAACGCGCTGATCATCATCGCCCTGGTCCCGCTCGCCCTCAAGGGCGTGCAGTACAAGCCGACCAGCGCCGACAAGATGCTCCGCCGCAATCTGGGGCTGTACGGCGTGGGCGGTCTGATCGCCCCGTTCATCGGAATCAAGATCATCGACATGCTCATCTCCCTCATCCCCGGAATCGGCTGA
- a CDS encoding potassium-transporting ATPase subunit C — MNNSVGNTARLLWAGLRALLVLTIVCGVLYPLAVTGIAQVAFGDQANGSEIKDKSGQVVGSSLIGQTYNLPKQNPDDPEETAKPDLKWFQPRPSNGLGSNSVNTQYSLILSGATNKAGDNPDLVKLVEDAKAAVIADNTTASYTVKPQDVPADAVTSSGSGLDPNISPTYAKLQIHRVAEQNKLDVKQVEKLVADHTTGRTLGFMGEPRVNVLELNTALKALTKS; from the coding sequence ATGAACAACTCCGTAGGAAACACCGCTCGTCTGCTGTGGGCCGGTCTGCGCGCGCTGCTGGTTCTGACGATCGTCTGCGGCGTCCTGTACCCGCTGGCCGTCACCGGCATCGCTCAGGTCGCCTTCGGCGACCAGGCCAACGGTTCCGAGATCAAGGACAAGAGCGGCCAGGTCGTCGGCTCCTCCCTCATCGGCCAGACCTACAACCTCCCCAAGCAGAACCCCGACGACCCCGAAGAGACCGCCAAGCCGGACCTCAAGTGGTTCCAGCCGCGCCCCTCCAACGGCCTCGGCTCCAACAGCGTCAACACCCAGTACTCGCTGATCCTCTCCGGCGCCACCAACAAGGCCGGCGACAACCCGGACCTGGTCAAGCTGGTCGAGGACGCCAAGGCCGCGGTCATCGCGGACAACACGACGGCCTCGTACACGGTGAAGCCGCAGGACGTCCCGGCCGACGCCGTCACCTCCTCCGGCTCCGGCCTCGACCCGAACATCTCCCCCACCTACGCCAAGCTGCAGATCCACCGGGTCGCCGAGCAGAACAAGCTCGACGTCAAGCAGGTCGAGAAGCTCGTCGCCGACCACACCACCGGCCGCACCCTCGGCTTCATGGGCGAACCCCGCGTCAACGTCCTCGAACTCAACACCGCACTCAAGGCACTGACCAAGAGCTGA
- a CDS encoding response regulator, giving the protein MTRVLVVEDDPQLVRALKINLQARKFDVDEASDGGSALRLAAARKPDVIVLDLGLPDMDGIEVIKSVRGWSRVPILVLSARHTSEDKIRALDAGADDYVTKPFSMDELLARLRAAARRQEPTAASQADKVAVITTDEFTVDLVAKKVHRGDRTVRLTPTEWHLLEILITHPGRLITQGRLLLEVWGPSYGENTNYLRVYMAQLRRKLEADPSHPRYLITEPGMGYRFEP; this is encoded by the coding sequence ATGACCCGGGTGCTGGTGGTGGAGGACGACCCTCAGCTCGTCCGCGCACTGAAGATCAATCTCCAGGCGCGCAAGTTCGACGTCGACGAGGCCTCCGACGGGGGCTCGGCCCTGCGGCTCGCGGCCGCCCGCAAGCCGGACGTCATAGTGCTGGACCTCGGCCTCCCGGACATGGACGGCATCGAAGTCATCAAGAGCGTCCGCGGCTGGAGCCGGGTCCCCATCCTGGTCCTCTCCGCGCGTCACACCTCGGAGGACAAGATCCGAGCGCTGGATGCCGGCGCGGACGACTACGTGACGAAACCGTTCAGCATGGACGAGCTCCTGGCCCGGCTGCGGGCGGCAGCCCGTAGGCAGGAGCCGACTGCTGCCTCCCAGGCCGACAAGGTCGCCGTCATCACGACCGACGAGTTCACCGTCGACCTGGTCGCGAAGAAGGTACACCGGGGCGACCGCACTGTACGGCTGACCCCGACCGAGTGGCACCTGCTGGAAATCCTCATCACCCACCCGGGCCGGCTGATCACACAGGGACGGCTCCTGCTGGAAGTCTGGGGCCCGAGCTATGGGGAGAACACCAACTACCTGCGCGTATACATGGCTCAGCTACGGCGCAAGCTGGAAGCGGACCCCTCGCACCCCCGGTACCTGATCACCGAACCGGGCATGGGCTACCGCTTCGAACCCTGA